A window of Solanum stenotomum isolate F172 chromosome 3, ASM1918654v1, whole genome shotgun sequence contains these coding sequences:
- the LOC125858074 gene encoding ras-related protein RABA1f-like → MGAYRADEDYDYLFKVVLIGDSGVGKSNLLSRFTKNEFSQESKSTIGVEFATRTIHVDDKIIKAQIWDTAGQERYRAITSAYYRGAVGALLVYDITRHVTFENVARWLKELRDHTDQNIVVMLVGNKADLRHLRAVPTGESSGFAERENTFFMETSALEALNVENAFTEVLTQIYRVVSRKTLDIGDDPTSVPRGQTINIGKDDVSAVKKGGCCSG, encoded by the exons ATGGGGGCATATAGAGCTGATGAagattatgattatttatttaaagttgtTCTTATAGGTGATTCTGGTGTTGGCAAATCAAATTTGCTTTCTCGTTttacaaaaaatgaatttagcCAAGAATCTAAATCTACAATTGGTGTTGAATTTGCTACAAGAACAATTCATGTTGATGATAAGATTATCAAAGCTCAGATTTGGGACACTGCTGGTCAAGAAAG GTATCGAGCCATCACTAGCGCATATTATCGAGGAGCAGTGGGTGCCTTACTTGTTTATGACATTACTCGTCATGTAACGTTTGAAAATGTTGCAAGATGGCTCAAAGAACTCAGAGACCACACAGACCAAAACATCGTCGTCATGCTCGTCGGAAACAAGGCGGATCTCCGCCACCTCCGAGCCGTCCCCACAGGCGAATCGAGCGGTTTTGCAGAAAGAGAGAACACATTCTTCATGGAAACATCTGCACTTGAGGCACTCAATGTTGAAAATGCCTTCACAGAAGTACTCACTCAGATATATCGAGTTGTTAGTCGAAAAACTCTTGATATTGGAGATGATCCAACTTCTGTGCCAAGAGGACAAACAATTAACATTGGGAAAGATGATGTATCTGCTGTTAAGAAGGGTGGATGTTGTTCCGGTTAA
- the LOC125859167 gene encoding sodium/calcium exchanger NCL-like, with the protein MQSLSIWIIIFIFVVTKVQSRILRLNSSDQFISNGVNRVENQATYGQCDHIYGFFPCADSVGGFIFLIAIYQYLLIVGEKLVSNGSKTLFNILGTGIFGATLFQILKAFPRIILVIASGVFSSKDKAQNQVSTGVSTNVGATVFNLTIMWGICVIFGSKEKHQKSTMQPAESYSLFNSLQVLSNNGVTIDKKTNYTAGIMLLSLIPFALVQLVNAFNTYFGRRIVIFTTLVISVSFLLTYFIYQLLDPWIQERSLEYSKYENLLAAFLQHMQRHASGMLIDKQGRPDIQVIQRLFSETDRDANKSITLVELENLVNNMQSGKIKVDKNYAISKILTAFDLNNDTRIDEDEFVEGCKRWIEEAKMLVRSDDSTTRRILHEVVQHYTKKQRDEIAEIEQLMAKILKHVESQALEAEHILNDDGSPNVERIKEIFHQYDSDGNNFITQPELEKLVLSVKYGDVQLNSDDSVRKVMNDFDTNRNNMIDEHEFVDGMTRCDKELIDALEGGGGGGRSNVERLVSLTPINTNKQLQVDGSSTFSPNQFANLQDEESDEEDWLVQCFENVARDADISPRQQRNI; encoded by the exons ATGCAAAGCCTTTCCATATggataataatatttatttttgttgttactAAGGTTCAAAGCAGGATTTTAAGATTAAATTCTTCAGATCAATTTATCTCGAATGGAGTTAATCGAGTCGAAAATCAAGCTACGTATGGCCAATGTGACCATATATATGGTTTTTTTCCGTGTGCTGATAGCGTTGGAGGTTTCATTTTCCTAATTGCGATATATCAGTACTTGTTGATCGTAGGAGAAAAGCTCGTCTCGAATGGAAGTAAGACTCTCTTCAACATACTTGGTACGGGCATCTTTGGGGCTACTCTGTTTCAAATCTTGAAGGCTTTCCCAaggattatcttggttattg cATCAGGAGTTTTTTCTAGTAAAGATAAAGCTCAAAATCAGGTGTCTACTGGAGTAAGCACTAATGTTGGAGCCACAGTCTTTAATCTTACTATTATGTGGGGAATATGTGTCATATTTGGCTCAAAAGAGAAGCATCAAAAATCAACTATGCAACCTGCAGAATCCTACTCACTTTTCAACTCTTTGCAGGTTTTAAGCA ATAATGGTGTTACAATTGACAAAAAGACTAATTACACAGCAGGAATTATGCTTCTCTCCTTGATCCCATTTGCTCTTGTGCAACTTGTTAATGCTTTCAACACATATTTTGGAAGGCGTATTGTGATTTTCACCACACTTGTAATTTCAGTCTCATTTTTATTGACTTACTTCATTTATCAG CTTTTGGATCCATGGATTCAAGAAAGAAGTTTAGAATATTCGAAATATGAGAATCTCCTAGCTGCTTTTCTTCAGCATATGCAAAGGCATGCAAGTGGGATGCTCATTGATAAACAAGGACGACCTGATATTCAGGTCATCCAAAG GTTATTTTCTGAGACAGATAGGGATGCAAACAAAAGCATAACACTTGttgaattggagaatttggTAAACAATATGCAATCTGGGAAAATTAAGGTTGATAAAAATTATGCTATTTCGAAAATATTGACGGCTTTTGACCTTAACAATGATACGAGAATCGATGAGGACGAGTTTGTTGAAGGATGCAAAAGATGGATAGAAGAAGCTAAGATGTTAGTTAGAAGTGATGATTCTACTACTAGAAGAATTTTGCATGAG GTTGTTCAACATTATACTAAGAAGCAAAGGGATGAAATAGCTGAAATTGAGCAATTAATGGCAAAAATCTTGAAGCATGTTGAAAGCCAAGCATTAGAAGCTGAACACATTCTCAATGATGACGGAAGTCCCAATGTTGAACGTATAAAAGA AATCTTCCATCAGTATGATAGTGATGGGAACAATTTTATAACACAGCCTGAACTGGAAAAATTAGTACTTTCAGTGAAATATGGTGATGTGCAACTAAATAGCGATGATTCGGTCAGGAAGGTGATGAATGATTTTGATACAAATCGTAATAACATGATCGATGAACACGAGTTTGTTGATGGGATGACAAGATG TGACAAGGAGCTTATTGATGCATTGGAGGGGGGTGGGGGAGGGGGGCGTTCTAATGTTGAAAGGTTGGTTTCTCTTACACCTATTAACACTAACAAACAACTACAAGTTGATGGTAGTAGTACTTTCTCCCCAAATCAGTTTGCTAACCTACAAGATGAGGAAAGTGATGAAGAGGATTGGTTGGTTCAATGTTTTGAGAATGTAGCTAGGGATGCAGATATTTCTCCTAGGCAACAACgcaatatataa
- the LOC125859168 gene encoding receptor-like protein 52: MAHLRRLKFLDLSLNSFTGEIPSWFGFLHQLQVVNLRSNSFTGSIPPSLSNASRLEILEISTNLLEGNILEEFGNLHNLKSLSIEQNQLTGSIPFTIFNISRIEVIRFSDNSLSGDLPNGLCNDLPILKELYLSGNKLDGHMPTSLSNCSRLQILSLSQNDFDGPIHNEIGRLSNLQTLEIGYNHFTGIIPQEIGNLC, from the exons ATGGCACATTTGCGTAGGCTTAAGTTTCTTGATTTAAGTTTAAACAGCTTCACAGGGGAAATTCCTTCTTGGTTTGGGTTTTTACACCAACTTCAAGTTGTAAACCTTAGGAGTAACAGTTTTACTGGTTCCATTCCTCCGTCACTCTCGAATGCCTCAAGGTTGGAGATTTTAGAAATATCTACCAATTTACTTGAGGGAAACATCCTGGAAGAGTTTGGCAATCTTCACAACCTGAAATCGTTGTCCATAGAACAAAATCAGCTTACAGGTTCTATACCATTCACAATATTCAATATTTCTAGAATTGAAGTCATTAGATTTTCAGATAATAGCCTATCAGGAGATCTTCCCAATGGTTTATGCAATGATCTCCCAATACTCAAAGAGCTTTATCTATCCGGAAACAAGCTTGATGGTCATATGCCTACAAGCTTGTCAAATTGTTCACGACTTCAAATATTGTCTCTATcccaaaatgattttgatggaCCAATACATAATGAAATTGGAAGATTGAGTAACTTGCAGACATTAGAAATCGGATACAACCATTTCACAG GTATAATTCCACAAGAAATCGGAAATCTTTGTTAA
- the LOC125859169 gene encoding receptor-like protein 53: MTRTNVSTDQLTLLSLKSQISSDPFHYLDESWSLNISVCHWVGVTCGSRHQRVKALNFSNMALTGRIPRDFGNLTFLVSLDLGSNNFQGNLPQEMAHLRRLKFLDLSLNKFRGEIPSWFGLLHQLQYVSLRNNSFTGSLPSSYFNISKLETLDLAYNSLKGQIQKEIGSIENLRYLNLDGNKLIRTIPPAISNASRLKLLDLSRNSFQGSIPEGIGNLHNLNLLSIEDNQLTGSIPFTIFNISRIKVVSFAINILSGNLHNDVCNGLPILKRLYLSRNKLHGHMPTSLSNCSQLQILSLSENDFDGRIHSEIGRLSNLQTLNLGYNHFTGIYVLSYEY; the protein is encoded by the coding sequence ATGACTCGTACCAACGTTTCTACGGATCAATTAACTCTTCTCTCTTTGAAATCTCAAATTAGTTCCGACCCTTTCCATTACTTGGATGAAAGTTGGTCTCTCAATATTTCTGTTTGTCATTGGGTAGGAGTCACTTGTGGTTCTCGCCACCAGCGAGTGAAGGCCTTGAATTTTTCCAACATGGCTCTTACAGGGAGGATTCCCCGTGATTTTGGAAACCTCACATTTCTTGTTTCTCTTGACTTGGGAAGCAACAACTTCCAGGGAAATTTGCCTCAAGAAATGGCACACTTGCGTCGGCTTAAGTTTCTTGATTTAAGTTTGAACAAATTCAGAGGGGAAATTCCTTCTTGGTTTGGGCTTTTACACCAACTTCAATATGTAAGTCTTAGAAATAATAGTTTCACTGGTTCACTCCCatcttcatattttaatatttcaaagcTTGAAACTTTGGATTTGGCATATAATTCCTTAAAGGGTCAAATTCAAAAGGAGATTGGTAGTATAGAAAACCTGAGATATTTAAACTTGGATGGAAACAAACTCATAAGGACTATTCCTCCAGCAATATCAAATGCCTCAAGGTTGAAGCTTTTAGATTTATCTCGCAATTCATTTCAAGGGAGCATTCCAGAAGGGATTGGCAATCTTCACAACCTAAATTTGTTGTCCATAGAAGATAATCAACTTACGGGTTCTATACCATTcacaattttcaatatttctcgaATCAAAGTTGTTTCATTTGCAATCAATATCTTATCAGGAAATCTTCACAATGATGTATGCAATGGTCTCCCAATACTCAAAAGGCTTTATCTATCACGAAACAAGCTTCATGGTCATATGCCTACAAGCTTGTCAAATTGTTCACAACTTCAAATATTGTCTCTATCCGAAAATGATTTTGATGGACGAATACATAGTGAAATTGGAAGATTGAGTAACTTGCAGACATTGAATCTCGGATATAACCATTTCACAGGTATATATGTTCTATCTTATGAATACTAG
- the LOC125859171 gene encoding receptor kinase-like protein Xa21: protein MEKNQITGSIPISIFNMSSLRFVSLWRNNLKGSLPREIGNLTKMQVLYLNENRFAGEIPKEIRNLVELEKLGLHFNSFSGSLDMEMFNISGMRSIDLSANNLSGTIQPNIGSILPNIEELYLGRLTNLVGTIPYSISNCSKLTILELSYNKLTGLIPNSLGYLTHLQFLNLAENNLTSDSFLSFLTSLTNCRNLTSLYISSNPLNGMLPVSVGNFSISLVNFRATACKINGQIPNEVGNLISLLDLDLSYNNLIGSIPTSTQNLSNLQRMHFQYNKLTGFIGDNICKLPHLGDIFLGQNQLSGSLPNCLGNVTSLRKIHMGSNRLSSNIPTSLGNLKDLVVLDLSSNIMVGSLPTEIGKLKAVTQMDLSMNQFSNRIPREIGGLQNLAHLSLRHNNLQGSIPDSMSNMVGLEFLDISHNNILGTIPMSFEKLQYLEYFNVSVNKLHGEIPSGGPFKKLSSQFFINNEALCGLSRFNVPPCPTSSTHRSNRKKLLVLFLLLGIALVFVPVAFVFLWIRYRRGKRDPQQADSLPMATTERISYYALLQATDSLSESNLIGSGSFGSVYKGVLRSGTAIAVKVFNLQLEAAFKSFDTECEILRSLRHRNLVKVITSCSNLDFKALVLEYMPNGSLDKYLYSHNYFLDIRQRLSIMIDVACALEYFHHGCSSPVIHCDIKPSNVLLDEDMVTHLSDFGISKLLGEDESDLYTKTLATFGYIAPEYGLDGLVSIKCDVYSYGIMLLETFTRRKPTEFEGDLSLKQWVSYSLPEAVMDVMDANLVTPMDNRLQKELDVVASIMKVALDCCAESPARRTSMKDVVGMLQKIKIQLLAR from the exons ATGGAGAAAAACCAGATTACCGGCTCTATCCCGATCTCCATATTCAATATGTCCTCGTTGCGTTTTGTTTCACTATGGAGGAACAATCTCAAGGGATCCTTACCACGGGAGATTGGCAACTTAACCAAGATGCAAGTTTTATATCTTAACGAAAATAGGTTTGCTG GTGAAATACCCAAAGAGATAAGAAATCTCGTTGAGTTGGAGAAACTTGGTCTTCACTTTAATAGTTTTAGTGGTTCACTTGATATGGAGATGTTCAACATATCAGGGATGAGATCAATTGATCTTTCAGCCAACAATCTATCAGGGACCATCCAACCAAACATAGGTTCTATCTTACCCAACATTGAAGAACTTTATCTGGGTCGCTTAACCAATCTCGTTGGGACTATTCCTTATTCTATCTCCAATTGTTCAAAGCTTACTATTCTAGAGCTTTCATACAACAAACTCACAGGATTGATTCCCAATTCTCTTGGATATTTGACTCATCTACAGTTCCTAAACTTGGCGGAAAACAATTTAACCAGTGATTCATTTTTAAGCTTCCTCACTTCCTTAACCAATTGCAGAAATTTAACATCTCTTTATATATCTTCCAACCCTCTAAATGGCATGCTTCCGGTCTCCGTAGGGAACTTCTCCATATCTCTTGTAAATTTTCGTGCCACTGCTTGCAAGATCAACGGCCAGATTCCAAATGAAGTTGGAAACTTAATCAGCTTATTAGACCTTGATCTTTCTTATAATAACTTAATCGGATCAATTCCAACATCAACTCAGAACTTGAGTAACCTTCAGCGTATGCATTTTCAGTACAACAAACTTACAGGATTTATTGGAGATAACATTTGTAAATTGCCGCATTTGGGAGATATTTTCTTGGGTCAAAATCAACTTTCAGGATCTCTTCCTAATTGTTTAGGGAACGTCACTTCCCTTCGAAAGATACATATGGGTTCCAATAGATTAAGTTCCAATATACCAACAAGCTTAGGGAATCTTAAAGACTTAGTGGTTCTTGACTTATCGTCAAACATCATGGTTGGTTCTTTACCTACAGAAATTGGAAAGCTAAAGGCTGTGACACAGATGGATCTGTCGATGAATCAATTCtcaaatagaattcctagaGAAATTGGGGGATTACAAAATTTGGCGCACCTTTCTTTGAGACACAACAATTTGCAAGGATCTATACCTGACTCAATGAGCAACATGGTAGGCTTGGAATTTCTAGACATTTCTCATAATAATATATTGGGAACTATTCCCATGTCTTTTGAGAAATTACAATACCTTGAGTATTTCAATGTTTCTGTAAACAAGTTGCACGGTGAAATACCCTCGGGAGGTCCTTTCAAGAAGCTCTCGAGTCAATTTTTCATCAACAATGAAGCATTGTGTGGTTTGTCAAGGTTTAATGTCCCACCATGCCCCACATCATCAACGCATAGatcaaataggaaaaaattgcTAGTTCTATTTCTTTTGCTAGGAATAGCACTTGTATTTGTTCCTGTCGCCTTTGTGTTCCTATGGATAAGGTATAGAAGAGGTAAAAGAGATCCTCAACAAGCTGATTCGTTGCCTATGGCAACAACGGAAAGAATTTCATACTATGCACTGCTCCAAGCAACTGATTCGCTTAGCGAGAGTAATCTGATTGGCTCTGGAAGTTTTGGCTCTGTTTACAAAGGCGTTCTCAGAAGTGGAACTGCCATTGCAGTTAAAGTGTTCAATCTGCAACTGGAAGCAGCATTCAAGAGTTTCGATACAGAATGTGAAATTTTGCGTAGCCTTCGCCATAGGAATCTCGTGAAAGTCATCACTAGTTGCTCCAACCTTGATTTTAAGGCTTTAGTGCTCGAGTATATGCCTAATGGAAGTCTTGACAAGTATTTGTATTCGCACAACTACTTCCTAGACATCAGGCAGAGACTAAGTATTATGATAGATGTGGCATGTGCGTTGGAATATTTCCATCATGGATGCTCCTCTCCCGTGATTCATTGTGATATAAAGCCTAGTAACGTCTTGTTGGATGAGGATATGGTTACCCACCTAAGCGACTTTGGTATTTCAAAACTGCTCGGTGAAGATGAGAGTGATTTATACACAAAAACCTTAGCAACATTTGGTTATATAGCACCGG AGTATGGACTGGATGGACTGGTGTCAATAAAATGTGATGTCTATAGTTACGGGATTATGTTGCTGGAAACATTTACTAGGAGAAAGCCTACTGAGTTTGAGGGAGATCTTAGCTTGAAGCAATGGGTGAGTTATTCACTCCCAGAGGCAGTAATGGACGTTATGGATGCCAACCTGGTTACACCAATGGATAATCGCTTACAGAAGGAGCTAGATGTTGTGGCATCAATCATGAAAGTGGCATTAGATTGCTGTGCTGAATCTCCGGCAAGAAGGACAAGCATGAAAGATGTTGTAGGGATGCTACAGAAGATCAAGATTCAACTTCTTGCACGCTGA